The Sulfobacillus thermosulfidooxidans genome segment TATTGGGCAGGAATCAATTTCGTCACAGCTTCCCCAAAAATGACACCCAATAAAGCACTAAACGATAAAGCGAGAGCGGCTCCAATAAACACGGATAATGCAGAATTGCTTTGAGCTGACAGGGTCATCACACTCAGTTGTGTTTTATCCCCTAATTCGGCAAAGAAAATTAATCCAAAGGTTGACAACATGACCTTCCAATCCACCCAAATCCCTCCCCACATAGCTTGTGCCTCGTCCTCCCCATCTCTTAGGATACCTATGACAGAACGGCCGGTTTCATGAACGAAAAATGGGCCATACTCGAGCATTTGCCTAAAATTCTGGCTAGTTGTGTCAGGTTCTACCGATAAGGTAGATGATATAATGACGCTTTAAGCGATTGGCACGAGACAATAGCGATGCCACGATGTTTGGGGGTCATAAGGCACATGTGGAATATCCTTAATATTTTTGGCACCATAGCATTTGCCATATCCGGTGCTCTGGTTGCCATTGAAGAAAATTATGATATCTTTGGGATTTTTGTGTTGAGCTTTATTACCGCATTTGGGGGCGGAGCTATCCGTAATCTTTTAATCGGCCTTCCCATCCAGCTATTATGGAGTCAGTCAGCATTGTTCCAGACTGCACTTTTAACCACGCTTGTCATCTTGCTTCTCCCCACAATATGGCTTAAACGTTGGCCTTTGATTCTCATCTTTTTCGATGCAGTGGGTCTTGCCGCCTATGCAATTGAAGGAGCCCTCTATGCCGTTTCAGCCCATCACGGATTGGCAACGATCATCGTGGCAGCAACCTTGACGGGAATAGGAGGTGGCATGTTACGCGACGTCCTTGCAGGACGCAAACCTTTTGTGTTACAACATGACGAATATTATGCCATCTGGACCATTTTAGGCGGGCTGGCTATTGGCCTTAAATGGGTTCAAAGTCCCTTCCAACTTTATATGCTTTTAGGATCTATTGTCGTCTTGCGCATGATATCGGTCATCTTTCACTGGCGTGTTCCGCACCATCTTTTCACGCAATGGAGCCGGCAAAAAGGGAATTCGCCGACTCCGTGAATGCTAAAGTTCGCCATGCGTCAAGACGTTTTTATGAGATCGAGACGGTAATTTTGGCCTTCCCAGTGTCCCGCATCTGGCCAGTAAAAGGTGAATTCCACCATTTCCTGTCCTTTGAGATCGACATCGAAAAAGTACACACCTAATCCGTTATCCTTCATGTCCTGCATCTGGTGCGTTTTCCATGCGTTTGTGGTAAATACACACTCTGCGTGTTGGGGCACCACAATCCGCAAAGTCTCATCACTCGGATAGAAATGATGGCGTTTATGGTTAAATTGCCAAAACACCATGTGAGAATGCGTGGGATGCATCGTATAACGCATTTTGACCACATCAGGCATTTCAAAAACGCGTCCGTCCATGGCCGAACGCAGTAATTTGATGTATTCGGCATGAGCCCAGACCAGGGGCATAGCTGATCCTGAAGGCCGGCCAAAAAAGAGTTCTTTTTCGGGAATATCCGGTTGATCCCAGACTTGTTCGGGAATCATTCCGCCTACACTGGAGGCTCCTTCCATGGCTCTTAAATAAGGTTCGGGAGATTCTCCGAGTGCCAGAGCATAATGCCCCCGCTCTCCGGCCAATAAGGGCCACAGACGTCCTTGGCCCGCACCTTGAAATGGCGATCCATCAGGCATTTCGCCGTATCCATCGTGATTATAACGGTGCCATAACGGACCATAAGGCAAATCCACCTTTAACACCGCATCATAGGCAGCTACTGAATCGACAATATGGGGATCGCGAGGCGATTTTAAGCCGTAACGGACCAGTTCCAAAAATCCGCCATCAATCACGGCTTCTTCCGGATATTGATTCGGTTCGCCTGGCAACACATTCTTGATGGGAACGTAGCCATGTTCCACCCGACCGTCGGGACTGGGCGGGACGGATACGTGAATGCGAACATAATGCCGCGGAAAACGGGGATCGACTTGCCCATGCTCAGTAAAAGTCCATTTGTCGATGCGCCCTTGCCAATAATCAGCAAGGTGCTCACAAAATTCGGCAATATTGTCGTCGCCCTGCTGCCGGGCTAAATCAGCCCCCAGGATTAAGGCACTAATCGTGGCAGCCAATGTGGAGGGCGAATAGCCGCCGTCTTCCTCCCATCGGTCTTGTTGCGTCACCGGACCTGATAGGCAAATATACCGGAGAGCTTTCTTGACCATGCCGTAAACTGCCCGTTGGTTTTTTATATCTTTCAATTGCCACAAATGATAGGCTAAGTGAATAGGAAAAGCGGTTTCGTCGAGTTGCGATCCTGACCAATAGGGGACGCCATCCAGCCAAAAATTCTGTGGCCACGACCCATCCGCCTTCTGCGTCGCAATCAGAAACAACAATGCCTGCCATGCCGCCTCAATGTCTCCTAGGGCAATAAATGCCTGGGCCGCTTCGACCATGTCCCTTGGCCAAACCAAATGGTATCCGCCCATGTTGCCGTCTCCCGCAGCATTACCCCAGGGAATTGATAAGGATGCGATAATGCCGCCCGGAAATAATTTGCCGTGGTGAATTTTTAGGACCATGGCCGAAATGCGCTGCTCACGACTATGGGGATCATCATAAGGTAAAAGGCCACTTAAGCCACTCATATATTCACGCCATTCTTGAATATAGCGTTGTTCAATCGTGTAATAGGGATGCAATAGAGCTAAGGACGCCGTAAATTTTGCTTCTTGGATGCTGCGCCCAAAAGCCAAAGCAATCATCTGTTCAGGTTCTGTTAAATCAAGTTCCGCGGTTAAGGCCACATTACCGTCTAAAGCCTCATCATAGGCTTCTAGTGTTCGCCTATAATAGAGTTGTGTCCAGCCATCTGACGCTCCGACGTAACCGACACTGCAGGATCGAAATTTGGCGGTCGATTGAATGCATAATGCCGTAGCTTCCCGCCAAGCCAATAATGCTGGTTCTTCGCGCAAGGTGATAATTTGTGCGTTATTGTGTGCCCCCTGATTGCCGATATGGGGAGCCACTAACAAGAAAACCCGAAAGTCTTCAATTGATCCCTTGAGAACTTCAAAGCGAAACTGTTGGATAACGACATTGCCATCGGGCCATGTGACAATCCGTTTGATGATCCGAAAGGTGCTCTGAGGATCCGTATTAATGAGTTCAAAAGCGGGTGCATCGGGGTCTATGTAATGAAACTCATGCCGCAGATCCCGTTTTTCTTCCAGAAAGCGGCCATCATGTGTGAGGACAAGAAATTGCGCGTCGCGGGTATTGGCCTGATCCATCCGAGGAAAATAGATTTCATTTAAAATTCCATGCGATAAAGTAAACCATACGCGGGATGTTCCAGCAATTGATGTGCCAACCGCCATTTTATCACTACTGGTCCACCGTGGTTCGAGTCCTGGTGCTCCGGGTGCCTGCATTAAATCCCCTCCCTACCTTTGTTATGCAAATGGGACAATCTCAAATGTGCTGCTTCTTTTCATTATGCATGAGCATCACAACGAAAAGGTTGGGACACCAGGCCAAAAACCATGAAATTTTTGCACGAGATAACGCCTTTAACCTGCTTTGGCCCTAAGTCGCCGGATAAGCTCAATGGTCTTAGCACAGGGTCAGCGTGCGATTTCTGCCATCCACAGGGGATTATCGATGATCACCCCATCAATCCCTTCATGAATCCACTGGGTCATGGTCCGAGCATCTTTGAGACTCCACGCGGCAACTTGATATCCCGCCTGCTGATAACGCTTTAGCGATTGCACGCTTAAAAACGGCGCCGCAACGTGAACGGCATCAACATGAACGAGACTCGCAAACTCTTCTACGTCTGGCAACCAACTCGCCCACAGTGCAGCACGAGAAATATCTGGCAGACGTTCTTCCAAAAGGGTTAATAAGGTTCCACTAAATGATGAAAAAAGAATGCGATTTTGCCAATGCGCATGCCGAATAATATGGACTAAACAATCGACGAAAAAGGCATCCAGTGCACCTTGTTCCTTCAGTTCCAAATTTATGTACAGTGCCTTGGGCAATTGTGCCAAATCTTCGAGACGATTTATCGTGCCTTGAGTCAGTGCCTGGATATCCAACCAGTCCAAATCTTTAATCCTTAGTGGCTGACCATCTACCCCTGGCAATTCGGCATCATGGGCCAAAACAATGGTACCGTCCCGAGCAATTTGCAAATCGCATTCAATGCCATGAGCCCCCGCCTCAAAAGCATCTAAAAACGCCTGCAGACTATTTTCCGGATACCGGACCGCGTAACCGCGATGTGCCCATATGAATGGTTTCATTTGTTGATAACCCCAAAACATGTCTGCCTGCTCCTTTAATGACAAAATCACGAGACAACACCACAAACCCCTAGACGCCATATTCCCATGGTCTAGGTCTCATTTCACTATAGCAAAAGCGATCGTGCTATGCGGCTTGGATCGCTGGAGAACATTGTTAGATAACCCAGTAAATGTTATGGCAAAACAGGTTTAAGATTCTGAAGGAATTTCGAAAAAATTGTCGAATACGTATAATTATTCTTCCATTATTATATTCGCGACGGTTGTTAGACTGACCTATCCCCGTTCGTAGTACAGGATATTTTTATGGTTGGCTAGAATCATCTGCATGATCATTCAGGAGGCTGAGGAACTTGTCACGTAAATCTCTCGTTATGACATCAAGTCTCGTCCTTTCCCTCATTGCAGCGGGATGCGGCAATCAGACATCGGCTCCAACCAAAACCATAGTCAAAGGTGGGACAGCTGTCATCGCCTTAGCCCCACAGACATCGCCCAATTGGTTCTTTCCCATACGTGCGGTAGGATTTGGCTCGGATGTCAATATGCAGGTCGAGAATTTAATGTACAAACCGTTGTTGAGTATAACCCCAAGTGATGGCATCGATTTCGCTCATTCTCTTGTCTCGAGCATTGCTGTCTCCCATAACGATACGGTCTTTACTCTGCACCTCAATTCTCGCTATCGTTGGTCGAATAATCACCCCATCACGGCGAAGGACGTCTTATTCGCATGGAATCTTATCCAAACTACGAGTTCATCGAATCCCGATTTACCTTGGAGCCATGCAGGTAGCGGTGTCGGCGGAATTCCGGAATTGTGGAAGAACGTGACCGCTATCAATCCGACAACCGTGCAGGTTACCCTAAATTCTCCCGTCAATCCTATTTGGTTTGAACACAATGGATTAGCCCAAATCACCCCATTGCCGGTCTCCGTTTGGGATAAATATCCGCATAACATCATCAAAGAATTGGCCTACATCAAATCCGTCGCCAATTCGCCTGGTGCTGCACCCTATCACGTGGTCGATGGGCCTTACCAATTCGCCAGTATGCAACCCAATAATAACTGGACATTTATTCCCAATCCCCATTATGGTGGCCACAAATCGTCCCTGGCTAAAGTGATTTTTCAATACGAAACCTCACCGCAAGCGGAATTTGAAGGATTAAAAACCGGTACGATTACCGTCGGATATCTTCCGGCTTCCTTATGGGATTCACGGACTCAACTGCGCAATGACACCTTAACCACAGCCTATTTGTTCGGCTTTAATTACTTGCAACCCAATTTAAATCCCAAGGCTCCAGGAGGCCTCGGAAAAGCTTTCGACTCACGCTATGTACGTGAAGCCTTACAGATGGGAATCAACCAGCCAGGGATCATTTCCACGTTTTATCATGGCTATGGAGTCGTCGAAAACGGCCCTATTCCCTCTGAGCCCCCCACTCATTTTTACGATAGCCAGTTAAAATCGCCACTGTACCCCTACAACCCTCAAGCAGGAAAACAATTACTCGAAAAGCACGGATGGCACTTGGTTAATGGTGTCATGACCAAAGGATCGACGCGTCTAGCATTTACTTTAACTTATGTGAGCGGCAGCAATACAGTCAGTGATATTGCGCAATTACTTAAAAGCAGCTGGGCAAAAGAGGGAATCGCTGTCACCTTGCAGTCACAGCCCTTTGATCAAATTATTGCTCAAGCTAACCAAAGCGACCCCAGTAAATGGAATATGGTTTGGTGGGGCGGAGGATGGACATATGAGCCAGACTTTTATCCCACGGGTGGAGGCTTGTTCAAAACGGGTGCCGGCGCGAATTTTGGCGGATATAGCAGCTCCGTGATGGATCAATTAATAACTCAAACTTACGAACCCGGAACACCTCGTCAAATCCAACAACGTCTTGATGCGTACCAAAAATGGGCCGCAGAAGATTTGCCCGTGTTGTGGATGCCCTGGACCCCGTCGTTTAATGTCCATGCCAACGCCTTGCATGGGTCCGTTAAAACCTTTAATCCGGTATCGGATTTGTATTCTCCCAACTATTGGACCCTGTCCCCGTCCTAAAATTATTCCCCGAAGGCGACCCGAGTAAGCCTGCCTTCGGGGATATTTCTTCTTGCTATCTCTGTAAGTCCCTCATCTATCTTTAGAAACAACGCAATTTTCCCAGAATATTCGCTATACTGGTATTCAAAAAGGGGTTTTTTCCCATGCAGTCCCTCATTCATCGCCATAACTTATATGATCTTGTACACCGGTCCGCTGCTCGTTATCCTGAGAAAATCGCTGTGATCAGCCCCACTTCCCGACTTACCTACCGAAAATGGGAATGGGCTATTAATAATCTGGCCCAATTTCTTTTTCACCAGGGATTTCACAAAGGAGATAAGATCGCGGTAGATTCCCGAAACTCTGCGGAATATGCGACACTCATATTTGCCGCAGCTCAACTCGGTGTCATTCTGGTTCCCATCAATTTTATGTTAGCCGCCCCGGAAATTTCCTACATTTTGAGTCATGCTGAAGTCAATGGCATCATTAGTGACAGGGAATTTACTGAACGAATTGATACAGCCCTCACGCTATTACCCGACCCGACTGTCCTCACGGGTCGCCTTTTTGTGTTGATTCCAAAGGATGAGACTGTGGGATGGGAAGCACTTCCCAGCCTATCTTCTTTAGCTTCGCCACCACATCTTACTGATTTGCCCCTTGATGGACCTTCGGGCGATGACATGGCCCAAATCCTTTATACCTCGGGAACAGAATCTCGTCCAAAAGGTGTTATGCTCACCCATAACAACTTGATTCATGAATATGTGAGCGTTGTCATTGATGGAGGATTTGCAGCGGACGATATTGTCTTACATGCTCTACCGTTTTACCATAGTGCGCAACAGCATGTGTTCTTAGGCCCTTATACGTATTTAGGGGCTACGCACGTCATCACATCGATGCCCCGTCCCGATATTATTCTCCCTCTCATTGCGGAAGAACGCGTTACGGAGTTCTTTGCTCCCCCTACCGTTTGGATTAGCCTACTCCGCTCTCCCCTCTTTGATCATTATGATTTAAGCTCTTTGACCAAAGGCCATTATGGCGCGGCGATTATGCCTAAAGAAATTCTATTGGAACTCAGTCGGCGATTGCCCCACACCCAATTCTGGAATTTTTACGGTCAGACAGAAATCGCCCCGTTAGCCACCGTACTAAAACCTCATGATCAACTGAGAAAGCTTGGATCATGTGGGCAAGCGGCCCTCAATGTAGAAACGGTACTCCTCGATGAACATAATCAACCGGTACCTTGTGGAGAGATTGGTGAAATATGCCACCGTAGTCCCCATATTATGCCAGGGTACTACCGCGATCCCGAGAAGACCCAAGAGGCTTTTCAAGGCGGATGATTTCATAGCGGTGACTTAGGAATTATGGATGAAGACGGCTATTTAACTGTGGTCGACCGTAAGAAAGATATGATTAAAACCGGTGGAGAAAACGTCGCCAGTCGTGAAGTCGAAGAAGTCATTTACCAGTTGCCAGGGATTTTTGAAGTGGCCGTGATTGGCGTAGCCGATCCTTACTGGATCGAAAAAGTCGTGGCCATCGTTGTCTTAAAAGAGGGGATTACAATGAATGCATCCGATATTATCGCCTGGTGCCG includes the following:
- a CDS encoding TMEM165/GDT1 family protein; protein product: MDWKVMLSTFGLIFFAELGDKTQLSVMTLSAQSNSALSVFIGAALALSFSALLGVIFGEAVTKLIPAQYIHFGAGAAFVILGFLLMTGKL
- a CDS encoding trimeric intracellular cation channel family protein; its protein translation is MWNILNIFGTIAFAISGALVAIEENYDIFGIFVLSFITAFGGGAIRNLLIGLPIQLLWSQSALFQTALLTTLVILLLPTIWLKRWPLILIFFDAVGLAAYAIEGALYAVSAHHGLATIIVAATLTGIGGGMLRDVLAGRKPFVLQHDEYYAIWTILGGLAIGLKWVQSPFQLYMLLGSIVVLRMISVIFHWRVPHHLFTQWSRQKGNSPTP
- a CDS encoding glycoside hydrolase family 15 protein; the protein is MQAPGAPGLEPRWTSSDKMAVGTSIAGTSRVWFTLSHGILNEIYFPRMDQANTRDAQFLVLTHDGRFLEEKRDLRHEFHYIDPDAPAFELINTDPQSTFRIIKRIVTWPDGNVVIQQFRFEVLKGSIEDFRVFLLVAPHIGNQGAHNNAQIITLREEPALLAWREATALCIQSTAKFRSCSVGYVGASDGWTQLYYRRTLEAYDEALDGNVALTAELDLTEPEQMIALAFGRSIQEAKFTASLALLHPYYTIEQRYIQEWREYMSGLSGLLPYDDPHSREQRISAMVLKIHHGKLFPGGIIASLSIPWGNAAGDGNMGGYHLVWPRDMVEAAQAFIALGDIEAAWQALLFLIATQKADGSWPQNFWLDGVPYWSGSQLDETAFPIHLAYHLWQLKDIKNQRAVYGMVKKALRYICLSGPVTQQDRWEEDGGYSPSTLAATISALILGADLARQQGDDNIAEFCEHLADYWQGRIDKWTFTEHGQVDPRFPRHYVRIHVSVPPSPDGRVEHGYVPIKNVLPGEPNQYPEEAVIDGGFLELVRYGLKSPRDPHIVDSVAAYDAVLKVDLPYGPLWHRYNHDGYGEMPDGSPFQGAGQGRLWPLLAGERGHYALALGESPEPYLRAMEGASSVGGMIPEQVWDQPDIPEKELFFGRPSGSAMPLVWAHAEYIKLLRSAMDGRVFEMPDVVKMRYTMHPTHSHMVFWQFNHKRHHFYPSDETLRIVVPQHAECVFTTNAWKTHQMQDMKDNGLGVYFFDVDLKGQEMVEFTFYWPDAGHWEGQNYRLDLIKTS
- a CDS encoding glycerophosphodiester phosphodiesterase produces the protein MFWGYQQMKPFIWAHRGYAVRYPENSLQAFLDAFEAGAHGIECDLQIARDGTIVLAHDAELPGVDGQPLRIKDLDWLDIQALTQGTINRLEDLAQLPKALYINLELKEQGALDAFFVDCLVHIIRHAHWQNRILFSSFSGTLLTLLEERLPDISRAALWASWLPDVEEFASLVHVDAVHVAAPFLSVQSLKRYQQAGYQVAAWSLKDARTMTQWIHEGIDGVIIDNPLWMAEIAR
- a CDS encoding peptide ABC transporter substrate-binding protein is translated as MTSSLVLSLIAAGCGNQTSAPTKTIVKGGTAVIALAPQTSPNWFFPIRAVGFGSDVNMQVENLMYKPLLSITPSDGIDFAHSLVSSIAVSHNDTVFTLHLNSRYRWSNNHPITAKDVLFAWNLIQTTSSSNPDLPWSHAGSGVGGIPELWKNVTAINPTTVQVTLNSPVNPIWFEHNGLAQITPLPVSVWDKYPHNIIKELAYIKSVANSPGAAPYHVVDGPYQFASMQPNNNWTFIPNPHYGGHKSSLAKVIFQYETSPQAEFEGLKTGTITVGYLPASLWDSRTQLRNDTLTTAYLFGFNYLQPNLNPKAPGGLGKAFDSRYVREALQMGINQPGIISTFYHGYGVVENGPIPSEPPTHFYDSQLKSPLYPYNPQAGKQLLEKHGWHLVNGVMTKGSTRLAFTLTYVSGSNTVSDIAQLLKSSWAKEGIAVTLQSQPFDQIIAQANQSDPSKWNMVWWGGGWTYEPDFYPTGGGLFKTGAGANFGGYSSSVMDQLITQTYEPGTPRQIQQRLDAYQKWAAEDLPVLWMPWTPSFNVHANALHGSVKTFNPVSDLYSPNYWTLSPS
- a CDS encoding AMP-binding protein, which codes for MQSLIHRHNLYDLVHRSAARYPEKIAVISPTSRLTYRKWEWAINNLAQFLFHQGFHKGDKIAVDSRNSAEYATLIFAAAQLGVILVPINFMLAAPEISYILSHAEVNGIISDREFTERIDTALTLLPDPTVLTGRLFVLIPKDETVGWEALPSLSSLASPPHLTDLPLDGPSGDDMAQILYTSGTESRPKGVMLTHNNLIHEYVSVVIDGGFAADDIVLHALPFYHSAQQHVFLGPYTYLGATHVITSMPRPDIILPLIAEERVTEFFAPPTVWISLLRSPLFDHYDLSSLTKGHYGAAIMPKEILLELSRRLPHTQFWNFYGQTEIAPLATVLKPHDQLRKLGSCGQAALNVETVLLDEHNQPVPCGEIGEICHRSPHIMPGYYRDPEKTQEAFQGG
- a CDS encoding AMP-binding enzyme, whose protein sequence is MDEDGYLTVVDRKKDMIKTGGENVASREVEEVIYQLPGIFEVAVIGVADPYWIEKVVAIVVLKEGITMNASDIIAWCRQHLAPYKVPKEVVITSALPKNPTGKILKRELRRSLAEDSGHMSPA